The Mucilaginibacter gracilis genomic interval GTACAAAACTCCTTTGGCTGGCACAACTCCTGCAATAGCCTTCATACAAACAGAAGAAGGCAGGGCGATACCCGACGGCACTGATTACAGCTATCAATACAACTTAAAGGACCATTTAGGTAATGACCGGGTAAGTTTGGACAAGAACGGCGTTTTGCAGGAGGATGAATATTATGCATTCGGCTTGCGGAATCCAAAGTACGATAATTCTAATAACAATCGTTATCTTTACAATGGAAAGGAGATACAAACCGATTTAGTTAACCAATACGATTATGGCGCGCGGTTTTATGATCCGGTTATTGCGAGGTGGACGAGTATTGATGAAAAAGCGGAAGAACCTACTCAAATTGATAAATCACCATACGCTTATGCCAAGGACAATTCAATTAGATACAATGATCCAGATGGAAAATGTGCAGGATGCATATTTGAACTCGCACTAGCTACAGCAGGCGGAGAAGAAGCGGCGACTGTGGGTATAGGAACCCCAGTAGCGGTGGCAACCGTCGTTGTAGGCGGTTTGGTGGCTCTTGGAGATTTGGTATATGAGCATTTCCATAAAAATACTCCTTCTCCTTCTCCAGTTCATACAACTACCGCTCAAGTTCATCAAGCACCTACTATAGTTCAAGGAAGAAAACCTGCAGCACCAGGAAGTCGGCCTGGTAAAGAGTTCACTACTAGAGGAAAAAAAGAAGTTATTAATAAAAACAAAGCGAAGAATAATGGAAAGACTATTTGTGAGCATTGTGGAGTAGAAACAACAAAACCGGAAAAATCACAAAAAGGCGTGACACCACCAACAACTGAAACAAATGTTGATCATATTGATGCACAATCTAATGGCGGTAGTGGTACAGAGGAAAATGGACAAGTATTATGCAGGGGATGTAACTTAGATAAAAGCAATAAACCTAATACACCTCCGCAACAATCTCCACCGCCCCAGTCCCCACCGCCAACACAATAAGAATCAATTATGGAAAAAATATTTTTTGAATACACAGATTTAGAAGACCAATATGCTATTGAGAGTGCATGGGCAGATAAGAAAGGAGAGTACTATGTATTACGCAACATTCTTTTTTATGCGAGGGGCTATTCGTGGGGTGATACTGTAAGTGTCGAAAATAGGAATGGAGAGTTATATGTTGTAGATCTTATTGAAGAGTCGGGCCACACAACCATAAGGGTGATATTTTACGATGTTGAAATTGCGAAAGATACGGCGGAGCAATTAATCACTATGGGATGCAGTTACGAAGGAAGTAACATTGCAACATTGATATCAGTTGATGTTCCTCAAGATGTAGATTATAGGCCTATCAAATTGTTTCTTGATGAGGGTGAGATGAATGAGGTTTGGAGCTATGAAGAGGCTTGTTTGGCTCATGAATTAGATACATAACTAAACTAAGGAGGGTGTAAAATAAACTGTGTCAAAGTGTAATTAATTACCTTTAACATAGTTTAGAATGAAACAAGAAGAATCGCTCGAGTACGAGCAAATAAAGAAGAAAGCCCCGATGCTGCCGCAAGTGATTGGCTGCCGCCAGCGTCCCCGCTGGTGGTTAATATTATGCATGTAGTTTGCAACTACACGTTCAATACTTTAATGGCCTGGGCAGATCTTTACAAACGGTACAGGTGAAAGGCAGCCCTGGCCGAAACGATATGGTTCAGTCCACTGTGTATGACAGGTTTGACAGGGAAGTAAGCAAATATCTGCCTTATACCACAACATCCGGCATGCCGGGCAGCTACAAGCCGGATGCGTTAACGGGTGCTCAGAATAGTTTTTACCAGCCTCATACAGGTCAGGACTTTAACCCGATCAGTATACCATCGGCAGGTACGGCATTCGAGCCGTCGCCATTGAACAGGGTATTGGAGCAGGGCGCACCGGGAACGGACTGGCAGCTTGGCGCGCATACCAATAAAACAGACTATGGCACGAATGATGCCACTTCCCTAACCACCGGTACGGGGTATTGGGCAAAACTATTCCGCGTGAGTATTGATGCGGTAACGGGAGCCAGGACGCTTACAGACCAGGGGGTTTACGGAACGAACCAACTCCACGTAACCGTGACCAAAGATGAGAACTGGACAAGCGGAAAAGATCATACCACTGAAGAATACAAAGATAAGGACGGGCATGTTGTTTTGAAGCGCACTTTTAACGGAACCGATATATTAAGTACCTACTATGTTTATGATGATTTCGAGAATCTTTGCTTTGTACTGACACCCAAAGCCGAAGCTGATAATATCAGCGCAAGCAACCCGATAGGCCAGACTACTCTGGATAATCTTTGTTACCAGTATCAATACGACGAAAGGAACAGGGAGGTAGCCAAGAAGATACCGGGATCTGGGTGGGAGTATACGGTTTACAATATCCTGGATCAGGAGGTTGCCACCCAGGATGCCAATCAACGCGCACAAAATCAGTGGATCATCACCAAATATGATGAATTGGGAAGAGCTGTAATCACCGGGATATGGAACAATGGCAATACGGCTATTAGCCCAGCAGGTTTGAAAACACTGGTATATGCGCAAGCCGTCCAATGGGAAGTTAAGGATAATGCACAAACCAATGGGTACACTTTAACAAACACGTATCCCAATAGCCTGAATACCATATTATCGGTGAACTACTATGATGACTATAACATCACCGGGCTGCCTTACGACCACCATACCGAAAATAGCACCATGACCAATGGATTGCAAACGGCAACAAAAGTGAATGTATTGGGCACGGGCGACATGTTATGGACGGTGCATTATTATGACGATAAAGGAAGGATGACCCATACCTATGCGCAGCATTATTTAGGTGGAAGCGCTAACTTAAGCAACAACAATTACGATCATATTAGTAATACTTATGATTTCTCCAACGAGGTTACCAGTACGACGAGGCAACATTATAAAAATAGCAGCGGAGCGGCGGGCCTTGCCGTAACGGTAATAGACAGCATGGTTTACGATCATATGGGGCGTAAGCTGCAAAGCTGGTCTAAGATCAATAATGGCGCGAATATATTACTGAGCCAAACAGATTATAACGAACTCAGTCAGTCTAAAACCAAGCACCTGCACAGTGAGAATAGCGGGTCAAGTTATCTGCAAAATATAGCCTATACTTATAACGAACGCGGCTGGATGACCGGCGCAAACAGCACGAAGTTTACGTTGAACCTGGCTTATAACACCAACATCAGCACGGGAGCCGCGCCGCAGTTTAACGGCAATATCGCCGAGATGTATACCACATCCGACAATACCGCTGCCAACAGCAAGATGAAGTACAGCTACGATGCCTTAAACCGCCTGATCGCGGCGGATCATTCGAATGGCCTGCTGACAGAGAACGGCATTACGTACGATAAGATGGGCAATATCATGACCCTCAACCGTACGGAGGCAAGTTTAGCGGCATTAAGTTATAATTATAACGGCAATCAACTAACTACCGTTTGGAAAGGCGGAGCCACGTTTAGAACTTATACTTACGATGGCAACGGTAATGCGACCACCGACGGAGGAACCAAAAGCATCAATTACAATATGCTTAACTTACCTGCAAGCGTAACGCAGGGCGGTAGTACTTTAGCCACTTACACCTACGAAGCATCAGGCACTAAAATCAGGAACACGGGCAGTGATGGCACGTGGGATTATGTAAGCGGGATTGTTTATAAAACGCCTTTGGGCGGGACAACCCCTGCCATAGCCTTTATACAAACAGAGGAAGGAAGGGCCATCCCTAATGGGAATGACTACAGCTATCAGTACAACCTAAAAGATCATTTAGGTAATGACCGGGTAAGTTTGGACAAGAACGGCGTTTTGCAGGAGGATGAATATTATGCATTCGGCTTGCGGAATCCAAAGTACGATAATTCTAATAACAATCGTTATCTTTACAATGGAAAGGAGATACAGACAGATTTAACTAACCAATACGATTATGGCGCGCGATTCTATGATCCAGTAATAGGTAGGTGGACTAGCATTGACCCATTGGTTGAAGATGGGCAGGAAACGGCTACACCGTATGGTTATGTTTATGACGATCCTATAAAATTGACCGACCCTGATGGAAGAGCACCTGAAGGTTGTTGTAAAGTAATTGTGGGAGCAACTGCCGGTGGAGCCGCAGGAGGTATTCTGACTGGTTCTTTAGTTGCGGGTGGGGCTACTTTCGCTGGACTTTCATCAACAGGAATTGGTCTTCCAGCGGGTGTTGTAGTGGGTGGAGGAATAATTATAGGAGGGCTAATAGGAGCTGGAACGGTTTGGCTTTACGAAAAAGCAACTTCTCATAATTCTGAAAGCGCAGAACCATCACCGCAAACTGCAGCACCTGAAAAAGACAAAAGTCCACCCAATCCTAATGGAGCTAAAGGTAAAGCAGACCATCAAGAGAAAGTCGGACAACTTGCAGATAAGGCTAGAGCAGAAGCGAAGCCAGGAGAAAAAGTATTAACAGAAAAGAAAATTCAAGTGCCTGGTTCTAACAGAAGACCAGATGTTCAAGTTGTAGATAAGGATGGTAAAACAGTTAAAGTTCATGAGGCTGAAA includes:
- a CDS encoding DUF4265 domain-containing protein; this encodes MEKIFFEYTDLEDQYAIESAWADKKGEYYVLRNILFYARGYSWGDTVSVENRNGELYVVDLIEESGHTTIRVIFYDVEIAKDTAEQLITMGCSYEGSNIATLISVDVPQDVDYRPIKLFLDEGEMNEVWSYEEACLAHELDT
- a CDS encoding DUF6443 domain-containing protein, whose amino-acid sequence is MQLHVQYFNGLGRSLQTVQVKGSPGRNDMVQSTVYDRFDREVSKYLPYTTTSGMPGSYKPDALTGAQNSFYQPHTGQDFNPISIPSAGTAFEPSPLNRVLEQGAPGTDWQLGAHTNKTDYGTNDATSLTTGTGYWAKLFRVSIDAVTGARTLTDQGVYGTNQLHVTVTKDENWTSGKDHTTEEYKDKDGHVVLKRTFNGTDILSTYYVYDDFENLCFVLTPKAEADNISASNPIGQTTLDNLCYQYQYDERNREVAKKIPGSGWEYTVYNILDQEVATQDANQRAQNQWIITKYDELGRAVITGIWNNGNTAISPAGLKTLVYAQAVQWEVKDNAQTNGYTLTNTYPNSLNTILSVNYYDDYNITGLPYDHHTENSTMTNGLQTATKVNVLGTGDMLWTVHYYDDKGRMTHTYAQHYLGGSANLSNNNYDHISNTYDFSNEVTSTTRQHYKNSSGAAGLAVTVIDSMVYDHMGRKLQSWSKINNGANILLSQTDYNELSQSKTKHLHSENSGSSYLQNIAYTYNERGWMTGANSTKFTLNLAYNTNISTGAAPQFNGNIAEMYTTSDNTAANSKMKYSYDALNRLIAADHSNGLLTENGITYDKMGNIMTLNRTEASLAALSYNYNGNQLTTVWKGGATFRTYTYDGNGNATTDGGTKSINYNMLNLPASVTQGGSTLATYTYEASGTKIRNTGSDGTWDYVSGIVYKTPLGGTTPAIAFIQTEEGRAIPNGNDYSYQYNLKDHLGNDRVSLDKNGVLQEDEYYAFGLRNPKYDNSNNNRYLYNGKEIQTDLTNQYDYGARFYDPVIGRWTSIDPLVEDGQETATPYGYVYDDPIKLTDPDGRAPEGCCKVIVGATAGGAAGGILTGSLVAGGATFAGLSSTGIGLPAGVVVGGGIIIGGLIGAGTVWLYEKATSHNSESAEPSPQTAAPEKDKSPPNPNGAKGKADHQEKVGQLADKARAEAKPGEKVLTEKKIQVPGSNRRPDVQVVDKDGKTVKVHEAERKPNSSRNKKREAEYDKLKVDHETHPVGGK